The proteins below come from a single Mycobacteriales bacterium genomic window:
- a CDS encoding DUF4242 domain-containing protein: MPRYLVERTFPDGLDIPRTPEGAAVCNTVIGNNAQESVTWVHSYVTTDKNKTFCIYDAPSPDAIRSVAQTNGLPVDSITEVSVLDPYAYL; the protein is encoded by the coding sequence ATGCCCCGGTACCTGGTCGAGCGCACGTTCCCCGACGGTCTCGACATCCCGCGCACCCCCGAGGGCGCGGCCGTGTGCAACACCGTCATCGGCAACAACGCGCAGGAGAGCGTCACCTGGGTCCACTCGTACGTGACGACCGACAAGAACAAGACGTTCTGCATCTACGACGCGCCGAGCCCGGACGCGATCCGCAGCGTCGCGCAGACCAACGGGCTGCCGGTCGACAGCATCACCGAGGTCAGCGTCCTCGACCCGTACGCGTACCTGTAG
- a CDS encoding DUF6703 family protein, which translates to MAKRKRPAPGRTGAGARPGGGRPQGGQRAARPAAGRPAGRGGAAAPEPKPFFTEGAPPFRHAVERRSAVVVVFLARLPRAVPGLLVAGLVAAGLLAPGAVGGVALLVVAALLGWLVYLSWPRVPLPGRAVRLVVLALVVAYALARLTGATR; encoded by the coding sequence GTGGCGAAGCGGAAGCGTCCCGCGCCGGGGCGCACAGGTGCGGGCGCGCGGCCCGGGGGCGGCCGCCCGCAGGGCGGCCAGCGGGCGGCGCGACCGGCGGCGGGCCGGCCGGCGGGCCGGGGCGGGGCGGCGGCGCCGGAGCCGAAGCCGTTCTTCACCGAGGGCGCGCCGCCGTTCCGGCACGCGGTCGAACGCCGCAGCGCGGTCGTGGTGGTGTTCCTCGCGCGGCTGCCGCGCGCGGTCCCCGGCCTGCTCGTCGCGGGCCTGGTCGCGGCCGGGCTGCTCGCGCCGGGTGCGGTGGGCGGCGTCGCGCTGCTCGTCGTGGCGGCGTTGCTGGGCTGGCTGGTGTACCTGTCCTGGCCGCGGGTGCCGCTGCCCGGGCGCGCGGTGCGGCTGGTCGTGCTCGCGCTGGTCGTCGCCTACGCGCTCGCGCGCCTCACCGGCGCGACGCGCTAG
- a CDS encoding VOC family protein, whose protein sequence is MTRLQHANVVIPRGASAEVAPFYERVLGLRRVEKPAALDPSGAWFDVDGYAQVHLSERDGDRHPDSHFALVVDDLDATLARVAEAGAPWTEQEDVFGGRRGFTRDPAGNRIELLERAGSLR, encoded by the coding sequence ATGACCCGCCTCCAGCACGCCAACGTCGTCATCCCGCGCGGCGCCTCGGCCGAGGTGGCGCCGTTCTACGAGCGGGTCCTCGGGCTGCGCCGGGTCGAGAAGCCGGCGGCGCTGGACCCGAGCGGCGCGTGGTTCGACGTCGACGGCTACGCGCAGGTCCACCTCTCCGAGCGCGACGGCGACCGGCACCCGGACAGCCACTTCGCGCTCGTCGTGGACGACCTCGACGCGACCCTCGCGCGGGTCGCCGAGGCGGGCGCGCCGTGGACCGAGCAGGAGGACGTGTTCGGCGGCCGCCGCGGCTTCACCCGCGACCCGGCCGGCAACCGCATCGAGCTGCTGGAACGCGCCGGCTCTCTCCGCTAG
- a CDS encoding cytidine deaminase, translated as MDAEDEKLVTLARSAYGRALVRTWPRAGAAVRDDMGRTYAAATVEVDGASVTALQLAVASAISSGARAFEAAAVVSDEPAAPDVEGEKALAAFGPVPALIRAAPDGTIAG; from the coding sequence GTGGACGCCGAGGACGAGAAGCTGGTGACGCTGGCGCGCAGCGCGTACGGCCGGGCGCTGGTGCGCACCTGGCCGCGCGCGGGGGCGGCGGTCCGCGACGACATGGGCCGCACCTACGCCGCCGCCACGGTCGAGGTCGACGGCGCGAGCGTCACGGCGTTGCAGCTCGCGGTCGCGTCGGCGATCAGCAGCGGCGCCCGCGCGTTCGAGGCGGCGGCCGTCGTGAGCGACGAGCCGGCCGCGCCGGACGTCGAGGGGGAGAAGGCGCTGGCGGCGTTCGGGCCGGTCCCGGCCCTGATCCGCGCGGCCCCCGACGGCACGATCGCCGGATGA
- a CDS encoding isoprenyl transferase, translating to MKPRPPTPHPSGARPPQVGDVPRHVALVMDGNGRWAKERGLPRTRGHEAGEHALFDCVEGAIEVGVQWLSAYAFSTENWKRSPEEVRFLMGFNENVLVRRRDEMHALGVRVRWAGRRERLWPRVIRRLEEAEELTRHNKVLTLTMCVNYGGRAEIVDAVRRIAADARDGRLNAARVSEKTLARYLDEPEMPDVDLFIRTSGEQRVSNFLLWQSAYAELAFVPTLWPDFDRRHLWHAIEEYARRDRRYGAAEPNEVPGA from the coding sequence GTGAAGCCCCGCCCGCCCACGCCGCACCCGTCCGGCGCGCGGCCGCCGCAGGTGGGCGACGTGCCGCGCCACGTCGCGCTCGTCATGGACGGCAACGGCCGCTGGGCCAAGGAGCGCGGCCTGCCGCGCACCCGAGGCCACGAGGCCGGCGAGCACGCGCTGTTCGACTGCGTCGAGGGCGCCATCGAGGTCGGCGTGCAGTGGCTGTCGGCGTACGCGTTCTCCACGGAAAACTGGAAGCGCTCGCCCGAGGAGGTGCGCTTCCTCATGGGCTTCAACGAGAACGTCCTCGTCCGCCGCCGCGACGAGATGCACGCGCTCGGCGTCCGCGTCCGCTGGGCCGGCCGGCGCGAACGCCTCTGGCCGCGCGTCATCCGCCGCCTCGAGGAGGCGGAGGAGCTGACGAGGCACAACAAGGTCCTGACGTTGACGATGTGCGTCAACTACGGCGGCCGCGCGGAGATCGTCGACGCCGTCCGCCGCATCGCCGCCGACGCGCGCGACGGCCGGCTCAACGCCGCCCGCGTCTCCGAGAAGACCCTCGCGCGCTACCTGGACGAGCCGGAGATGCCGGACGTCGACCTGTTCATCCGCACGTCCGGCGAGCAGCGGGTGAGCAACTTCCTGCTCTGGCAGAGCGCGTACGCCGAGCTGGCGTTCGTGCCGACGCTCTGGCCGGACTTCGACCGCCGCCACCTGTGGCACGCGATCGAGGAGTACGCCCGCCGTGACCGCCGCTACGGCGCGGCCGAGCCGAACGAGGTGCCCGGCGCATGA
- the era gene encoding GTPase Era, which translates to MTFRSGFACFVGRPNAGKSTLTNALVGTKVAIASSKPQTTRHAVRGIVHRPDAQLVLVDTPGLHKPRTLLGERLNDVVRTTWSEVDVVAFCIPADQPVGRGDEYIAKELTELKTPVIAVVTKGDLQPDRQRMSEQLVAVADLGDWAEIVPCSAVTQWQVDLLADLLVQRLPEGAALYPEGELTDEPELVMAGELIREAALEGVRDELPHSLAVVVEEMVPREGRADLVDVSATLFVERDSQKAIVIGRGGERLKTVGTNARRQIEALLGSRVYLDLRVKVAKDWQRDPKQLRRLGF; encoded by the coding sequence ATGACGTTCCGCTCCGGCTTCGCCTGCTTCGTCGGCCGCCCCAACGCCGGCAAGTCGACGCTCACCAACGCCCTCGTCGGCACCAAGGTGGCGATCGCGTCGAGCAAGCCGCAGACGACGCGGCACGCCGTCCGCGGCATCGTGCACCGCCCCGACGCGCAGCTCGTGCTGGTCGACACGCCGGGCCTGCACAAGCCGCGCACGCTGCTCGGCGAGCGCCTCAACGACGTCGTCCGCACCACGTGGAGCGAGGTCGACGTGGTGGCGTTCTGCATCCCGGCCGACCAGCCGGTGGGGCGCGGCGACGAGTACATCGCCAAGGAGCTCACCGAGCTGAAGACGCCGGTCATCGCGGTCGTCACGAAGGGCGACCTCCAGCCGGACCGGCAGCGGATGAGCGAGCAGCTCGTGGCCGTCGCCGACCTCGGCGACTGGGCCGAGATCGTGCCGTGCAGCGCGGTGACGCAGTGGCAGGTCGACCTGCTCGCGGACCTGCTGGTGCAACGCCTCCCCGAGGGGGCGGCGCTGTACCCGGAGGGCGAGCTGACCGACGAGCCGGAGCTGGTGATGGCCGGCGAGCTGATCCGCGAGGCGGCGCTGGAGGGCGTGCGCGACGAGCTGCCGCACTCGCTCGCGGTGGTGGTCGAGGAGATGGTGCCGCGCGAGGGCCGCGCCGACCTGGTCGACGTGAGCGCGACGCTGTTCGTGGAGCGCGACAGCCAGAAGGCGATCGTCATCGGCCGCGGCGGCGAGCGGTTGAAGACCGTGGGCACCAACGCCCGCCGGCAGATCGAGGCGCTGCTCGGCAGCCGCGTCTACCTGGACCTGCGGGTGAAGGTCGCGAAGGACTGGCAGCGCGACCCGAAGCAGCTACGGCGCCTCGGCTTCTGA
- a CDS encoding amidohydrolase family protein — protein sequence MARVEYRNGRWYDGRGFVARTAWTDGPRFAAGPLPGAEMVDLDGAFVVPPYGDAHVHWLEPDLVDAYVAQHVRAGVLYVKDHATSAAFREAMRPALGPVELVSAHRGFTAPDAHPAGLVDGLVGLGVLPPSWGPARGDGELFHAVASEGDVDRAWPLLLATRPDFVKVFLVRSATYGRPAATRERGLDPALVPGIVARAHDAGLRVAAHVEDAHDVRVAVAAGVDDLAHLPFALDGDPAAFAIEEADALALGRRGGTVATTLEWLDESPAGLAVTRDNVARLRAAGVTLLVGSDVFRTTAVAEADRLVRHGLLAPAELLRAWCVDTPRAITRRPGVGALVPGAEASFLALRADPLADVAATGDIALRVRDGEPVAPADVPMPALPV from the coding sequence GTGGCGCGGGTCGAGTACCGCAACGGCCGCTGGTACGACGGCCGCGGCTTCGTCGCGCGCACCGCGTGGACGGACGGGCCGCGGTTCGCGGCCGGGCCGCTGCCGGGCGCCGAGATGGTGGACCTGGACGGCGCGTTCGTCGTGCCGCCGTACGGCGACGCGCACGTCCACTGGCTGGAGCCGGACCTGGTCGACGCGTACGTCGCGCAGCACGTCCGCGCCGGCGTGCTCTACGTGAAGGACCACGCGACGTCGGCGGCGTTCCGGGAGGCGATGCGGCCGGCGCTCGGGCCGGTGGAGCTGGTCAGCGCGCACCGCGGGTTCACCGCGCCGGACGCGCACCCGGCGGGGCTGGTCGACGGGCTGGTCGGCCTCGGCGTGCTGCCGCCGTCGTGGGGGCCGGCGCGCGGCGACGGCGAGCTGTTCCACGCCGTCGCGTCGGAGGGCGACGTGGACCGCGCGTGGCCGCTGCTGCTCGCGACCCGGCCGGACTTCGTCAAGGTCTTCCTCGTCCGCTCGGCCACCTACGGCCGCCCGGCCGCCACGCGCGAACGCGGCCTGGACCCGGCGCTGGTGCCCGGCATCGTGGCGCGGGCGCACGACGCGGGGCTGCGCGTCGCCGCGCACGTCGAGGACGCGCACGACGTGCGCGTGGCGGTCGCGGCGGGCGTGGACGACCTGGCGCACCTGCCGTTCGCGCTCGACGGCGACCCGGCGGCGTTCGCGATCGAGGAGGCGGACGCGCTCGCGCTGGGGCGGCGCGGTGGCACCGTCGCGACGACGCTGGAGTGGCTGGACGAGTCGCCGGCCGGGCTCGCCGTCACCCGCGACAACGTCGCCCGGCTGCGCGCGGCCGGGGTGACCCTGCTGGTGGGCAGCGACGTGTTCCGCACCACGGCCGTCGCCGAGGCGGACCGCCTGGTCCGGCACGGCCTGCTGGCGCCGGCCGAGCTGCTGCGCGCCTGGTGCGTCGACACGCCGCGGGCGATCACGCGGCGGCCCGGCGTGGGCGCGCTGGTGCCGGGCGCGGAGGCGTCGTTCCTCGCGCTGCGCGCCGACCCGCTGGCCGACGTCGCGGCGACCGGCGACATCGCGCTGCGGGTCCGCGACGGCGAGCCGGTAGCGCCGGCCGACGTGCCGATGCCCGCGCTCCCGGTGTAG
- the recO gene encoding DNA repair protein RecO: MTLYRDQAVVLRTQKLGEADRIVTMLAKRHGKVRAVAKGVRRTRSRFGARLEPFVHVDVQNYQGRELDIVTQAEIVDPFAAMMNDYERYTAGTAMLEAADRLTEEREPALRLYLLLVGGLRSLDSGEHAPSLVLDAFLLRSLSISGYEPSLDACARCGATGPHRWFAVPSGGVVCTACHPPGSVTPGAPAVALLAALLGGDWPAADAADHRTRREASGLVSAYAEYHLDRRLRSLAMVER, encoded by the coding sequence GTGACGCTGTACCGCGACCAGGCCGTCGTCCTGCGCACGCAGAAGCTCGGCGAGGCCGACCGCATCGTGACGATGCTGGCCAAGCGGCACGGCAAGGTGCGCGCGGTTGCGAAGGGCGTGCGGCGCACCAGGAGCAGGTTCGGCGCGCGGCTGGAGCCGTTCGTGCACGTCGACGTGCAGAACTACCAGGGGCGCGAGCTGGACATCGTCACGCAGGCCGAGATCGTCGACCCGTTCGCCGCGATGATGAACGACTACGAGCGCTACACGGCGGGCACCGCGATGCTCGAGGCGGCCGACCGGCTGACCGAGGAGCGGGAGCCGGCGCTGCGGCTGTACCTGCTGCTCGTCGGTGGGCTGCGTTCGCTGGACTCCGGCGAGCACGCGCCGTCGCTGGTGCTCGACGCGTTCCTGCTGCGGTCGCTGTCGATCAGCGGCTACGAGCCGTCGCTCGACGCCTGCGCGCGCTGCGGCGCGACCGGCCCGCACCGGTGGTTCGCGGTGCCGTCCGGCGGCGTCGTCTGCACCGCCTGCCACCCACCCGGCTCGGTGACGCCCGGCGCGCCGGCGGTCGCGCTGCTCGCGGCGCTGCTCGGCGGCGACTGGCCGGCCGCGGACGCCGCCGACCACCGCACCCGCCGCGAGGCCAGCGGCCTCGTCAGCGCGTACGCCGAGTACCACCTGGACCGGCGGCTGCGCTCGCTCGCGATGGTCGAGCGGTGA